Proteins from one Pontibacter korlensis genomic window:
- a CDS encoding ABC transporter ATP-binding protein — protein MITLTNIEKVYQTKSIETVALQNVNLRVPKGEFLSIMGPSGCGKSTLLNIMGLLDVPTKGSVEIDGQLITSYKDKELAHIRNEKIGFVFQSYHLVNDLSVLDNVELPLLYRNGISASERTKRAKSALEKVGLSARTKHHPTQLSGGQRQRVAIARALIGLPQIILADEPTGNLDSVMGEEIMNILLTLNQTEGTTIVMVTHDENMAQKTERLVRFFDGQQVSDAKVFANLQQV, from the coding sequence ATGATCACGCTAACAAACATCGAAAAGGTCTACCAAACCAAGTCTATCGAGACGGTGGCCCTGCAGAACGTGAACCTGCGGGTTCCAAAAGGCGAATTCCTCTCCATTATGGGACCATCGGGCTGCGGCAAATCTACACTACTCAACATCATGGGCCTGCTGGATGTGCCTACGAAAGGATCTGTAGAGATAGATGGGCAGCTCATCACGAGCTACAAAGACAAAGAACTGGCGCACATCCGTAACGAGAAGATAGGCTTCGTTTTCCAGAGCTACCACCTTGTAAACGATTTGAGCGTGCTGGACAACGTGGAACTGCCTCTCCTTTACCGTAATGGCATATCCGCCTCTGAGCGAACCAAACGGGCCAAGTCAGCTTTAGAGAAAGTAGGCCTCAGCGCCCGCACTAAACACCACCCTACGCAGCTATCCGGGGGTCAGCGCCAGCGTGTAGCCATTGCCCGCGCCCTGATTGGACTTCCACAGATCATACTGGCCGACGAACCAACCGGTAACCTCGACTCGGTAATGGGTGAAGAGATCATGAACATCCTCCTGACCCTGAACCAGACTGAGGGCACCACCATCGTAATGGTGACCCATGATGAGAACATGGCCCAGAAAACCGAGCGCCTGGTGCGCTTCTTTGATGGACAGCAGGTATCTGATGCGAAGGTGTTCGCCAACCTACAGCAAGTATAG
- a CDS encoding TolC family protein yields the protein MKKHYPYCLLFVLFALHCGQSIAQPAPRQLSLQEVIALAQSQSAEALQVETSRENSYWKWRSVKSEYRPQLSLEGTLPNFSRTINPVTQPDGTIEFKPVSINNTDLGLTLSQVISPTGGKLFVTSLMQRFDDFDRDQTRYNGNPAIIGLEQPLFAYNALSWNKKIEPLRYEESQRQYVEEREEIAVKATNLYFDLLLAQVNQSIAAKNLANNDTLYQVAQEKYKLGRLSKNDLLQLRLAVLNSDLALAQANLDEQTAALALRNYIGLKDSNPFNLHVPENIPKTTVATALALAEARKNRKESINFRRRILEAQSLVAKARGDNGFNASIFATFGLTKQGLDLSDIYNRPDNQQRARIGFTMPLLDWGRQRSVTKVAQLNQQLEEYTISQEETNFEQAVMTQVNQYNTLKSRIRTTAEADAIASERYEIAKSTFLIGRISITDLNIALAEKDQARRAYITSLSKFWEAFYTLRQLTLYDFEKQEPIVAETGGGGVILNYNHSWPSGEICSCRF from the coding sequence ATGAAAAAGCATTACCCATATTGTTTGTTGTTTGTACTGTTTGCCCTGCACTGTGGCCAAAGTATAGCACAGCCTGCCCCACGGCAACTAAGCCTGCAGGAGGTGATTGCTTTGGCGCAGTCGCAGTCGGCAGAGGCGCTACAGGTGGAGACCAGCCGAGAAAACAGCTACTGGAAGTGGCGCAGCGTTAAATCAGAGTACAGACCACAGCTCAGCCTGGAGGGTACGCTGCCCAATTTCAGCCGCACCATCAACCCGGTAACACAACCTGATGGCACTATCGAATTTAAGCCTGTATCCATCAACAATACTGATCTTGGCCTTACACTGAGCCAGGTTATCAGCCCAACCGGGGGCAAGCTCTTCGTTACTTCGCTTATGCAGCGCTTCGACGACTTTGACCGGGACCAGACCCGCTACAACGGCAATCCCGCCATCATTGGATTGGAGCAACCGCTGTTTGCTTATAACGCTCTGAGCTGGAACAAGAAGATAGAGCCGCTACGCTACGAGGAGTCGCAGCGCCAGTATGTGGAGGAGCGCGAGGAGATTGCCGTGAAAGCAACTAATTTATACTTTGATTTGCTGCTGGCCCAGGTAAACCAAAGTATAGCAGCTAAGAACCTGGCCAATAACGACACACTATACCAGGTGGCACAGGAGAAATACAAGCTCGGTCGCCTGTCTAAAAACGACCTGCTGCAGCTGCGCCTGGCAGTATTGAATTCTGATCTGGCGCTGGCCCAGGCGAACCTGGATGAGCAGACTGCGGCACTAGCCCTACGCAACTATATTGGCCTGAAGGACAGCAACCCCTTCAACCTGCACGTGCCGGAAAATATACCCAAAACAACCGTAGCTACAGCTTTAGCTCTTGCTGAGGCAAGAAAGAACCGCAAAGAAAGTATAAACTTCAGGCGCAGGATACTGGAGGCACAGAGCCTGGTAGCCAAAGCCCGCGGCGACAACGGTTTCAACGCCAGCATATTTGCCACCTTCGGCCTTACTAAACAGGGGCTGGACCTGAGCGACATTTACAACCGCCCTGACAACCAACAGCGCGCCCGCATCGGCTTTACCATGCCGCTCCTGGACTGGGGTCGGCAGCGCTCTGTAACCAAAGTAGCTCAGCTAAACCAACAGCTGGAAGAATATACTATTAGCCAAGAAGAGACCAACTTTGAGCAGGCTGTGATGACACAGGTGAACCAGTATAACACCCTGAAGAGCCGCATCAGAACTACCGCTGAAGCCGATGCCATTGCCTCAGAGCGTTACGAGATAGCCAAAAGCACCTTTCTGATCGGTCGCATCAGCATTACGGATTTGAACATTGCCTTAGCCGAAAAAGACCAGGCTCGCCGCGCCTACATCACCTCGCTCAGCAAGTTCTGGGAAGCTTTTTATACTTTAAGACAACTTACGCTTTATGACTTTGAAAAACAGGAGCCAATTGTGGCAGAGACAGGAGGAGGAGGTGTGATACTAAACTACAACCACTCCTGGCCTAGTGGGGAAATTTGTAGCTGCCGCTTCTAA